From a region of the Roseivirga sp. 4D4 genome:
- a CDS encoding homocysteine S-methyltransferase family protein yields the protein MAKKIQEILKDRILVLDGAMGTMIQRHTLEEEDFRGDRFKDHDHPLKGNNDLLSITRPDIIKEIHGLYYEAGADIAETNTFSGTTIAQADYHLEDAVYGINYQSAKIAKEVAEEFTAREPHKPRFVAGSMGPTNRTASLSPDVNDPGFRAVTFDELVTAYRQQAEALLDGGADLLLVETVFDTLNAKAAVFAIQEVFEDRGKEWPVMVSGTITDASGRTLSGQTTEAFLVSLSHIPLLSIGLNCALGAEQLRPYLQTLSKKAPFHVSAHPNAGLPNEFGEYDQSPEEMASLIDGFLEDNFLNIVGGCCGTTPDHIKMIAEVASKHQPRPIEKLIEA from the coding sequence ATGGCGAAAAAGATTCAAGAAATCCTCAAGGATAGAATATTGGTTTTGGATGGGGCAATGGGCACCATGATCCAGAGGCACACACTGGAGGAAGAAGATTTCAGAGGAGATAGGTTCAAAGATCACGATCATCCCTTAAAAGGAAACAACGATCTATTGTCTATTACACGTCCTGACATCATCAAAGAGATTCATGGATTATACTATGAGGCCGGTGCTGATATTGCTGAAACGAATACGTTTAGTGGTACGACCATAGCTCAAGCCGATTATCACCTGGAAGATGCAGTATATGGCATCAATTATCAGTCGGCTAAGATTGCTAAGGAAGTTGCAGAAGAGTTCACAGCTCGCGAACCTCATAAGCCACGTTTTGTAGCAGGCTCCATGGGCCCCACGAACAGAACGGCTTCCCTTTCTCCAGATGTCAATGATCCAGGCTTCAGAGCAGTGACCTTTGATGAACTCGTTACTGCTTACAGACAACAGGCAGAGGCCCTTTTAGACGGAGGAGCGGATCTTTTGCTTGTGGAAACTGTTTTCGATACCCTAAATGCAAAGGCTGCCGTATTTGCCATTCAAGAAGTATTTGAGGATAGAGGAAAAGAATGGCCTGTAATGGTTTCAGGAACTATTACTGATGCTAGTGGAAGGACCTTATCTGGCCAGACCACGGAAGCATTTTTAGTTTCGTTATCACATATACCTCTGCTAAGCATCGGGTTGAACTGTGCATTAGGTGCTGAACAACTAAGACCATACCTACAGACACTTTCAAAGAAGGCTCCATTTCATGTGAGTGCACATCCAAATGCCGGTCTACCAAATGAATTTGGTGAGTATGATCAATCACCTGAAGAGATGGCAAGCCTTATAGACGGCTTCTTGGAAGATAACTTCTTAAATATTGTTGGAGGCTGCTGTGGTACTACTCCAGATCACATAAAAATGATTGCGGAGGTAGCTTCAAAACATCAGCCGCGTCCTATTGAAAAACTTATTGAAGCTTAA
- the metH gene encoding methionine synthase, producing the protein MSKVTLRLSGLEPLIVTPELNFINVGERTNVTGSLRFARLIKEEKYDEALEVARNQVEGGAQILDVNMDEGMLDGKEAMVKFLNLIAAEPDIARIPIMIDSSKWEIIEAGLKCIQGKGVVNSISLKEGEEKFIEQAKKVKRYGAAVIVMAFDEEGQADSYERRIEICERSYRVLVDQVGFPKEDIIFDPNIFPVATGIEEHNNNATDFFRATRWIRENLPGAHVSGGVSNVSFSFRGNNPVREAMHSAFLYHAIKEGMDMGIVNPTMLEVYDDIPKDLLERVEDVLLNRRDDATERLLEFAETVKGEGKKQVKDDAWRKEPVEKRLEHALVKGIVEFIEEDTEEARQQHAKPLHVIEGPLMDGMNVVGDLFGSGKMFLPQVVKSARVMKKAVAYLLPYLEAEKAANKDTSAASKVLLATVKGDVHDIGKNIVGVVLACNNYDIVDMGVMVPADKILDKAIEENVDAIGLSGLITPSLDEMVTVAKEMERRNMKLPLMIGGATTSRIHTAVKIDPVYSGSVVHVLDASKSVPVAGELISEETYDQFHGKTKEEYAKLREDHANRKQVKNYIPFTDAQENKVKVDWGAKEFVKPKQLGNQVFKDYSIEEIRKYIDWTPFFNTWMLKGKYPAIFDNEVIGEEAKKLFEDAQIVLDQIIENDLLYANAVVGLYPANSIGDDIEVYTNDSREEVLTTFHMLRQQGKKGAGLPNLSLADFVAPKETGNKDYIGGFAVTAGIGIESLIEKYEKDHDDYNSIMIKAVADRLAEAFAELMHEKVRKELWAYAENESLDNETLIKERYQGIRPAPGYPACPDHTEKELLFNLLEAEKHTGISLTESFAMYPASSVSGFYFMHEEAKYFGLGKIEKDQVEDYASRKGFSLAKAEKWLAPNLSYDI; encoded by the coding sequence ATGAGCAAAGTTACACTAAGACTTTCTGGCCTTGAGCCATTAATTGTGACACCTGAGTTGAATTTTATCAATGTCGGTGAAAGGACCAATGTCACAGGTTCCTTGAGATTCGCACGACTCATTAAAGAGGAAAAGTATGATGAAGCCTTGGAAGTTGCTCGAAATCAGGTCGAAGGAGGGGCTCAAATACTCGATGTAAATATGGACGAAGGGATGCTCGATGGTAAAGAAGCCATGGTGAAGTTCCTCAATCTTATTGCAGCGGAACCAGATATTGCTCGAATCCCTATCATGATTGACTCTTCGAAATGGGAGATTATCGAAGCAGGGTTAAAGTGTATTCAAGGTAAAGGAGTGGTTAACTCAATCTCTTTGAAAGAAGGAGAAGAAAAGTTTATAGAGCAGGCCAAGAAGGTAAAAAGATATGGTGCCGCTGTCATAGTAATGGCCTTTGATGAGGAAGGACAGGCAGATTCTTATGAAAGAAGAATCGAGATTTGTGAACGATCCTACAGAGTCCTGGTGGATCAGGTCGGCTTTCCAAAGGAAGATATCATCTTTGATCCGAATATTTTTCCTGTAGCCACAGGGATTGAAGAACACAATAATAACGCTACAGACTTTTTCAGAGCTACCCGTTGGATAAGAGAAAACCTTCCAGGTGCCCACGTAAGTGGAGGAGTTTCTAATGTGTCTTTCTCCTTTAGAGGTAACAACCCTGTTCGTGAGGCCATGCATTCAGCCTTCTTGTATCATGCGATTAAAGAAGGAATGGATATGGGCATCGTAAACCCAACTATGCTCGAGGTTTACGATGATATTCCTAAAGACTTATTAGAACGAGTCGAAGATGTGTTGCTCAATAGAAGGGATGATGCAACGGAAAGACTTCTCGAGTTTGCTGAGACTGTCAAGGGAGAAGGTAAGAAACAGGTAAAGGATGACGCGTGGCGTAAAGAACCTGTTGAGAAAAGATTGGAACATGCCTTGGTGAAGGGTATCGTAGAGTTCATTGAGGAAGATACGGAAGAAGCTCGTCAGCAACACGCAAAGCCACTTCATGTGATTGAAGGTCCTTTAATGGATGGAATGAATGTAGTAGGTGACCTTTTCGGCAGTGGGAAGATGTTCTTGCCTCAGGTGGTTAAAAGTGCACGGGTGATGAAAAAGGCGGTTGCTTATCTGCTACCTTATTTAGAGGCTGAGAAAGCGGCCAATAAAGATACTTCTGCGGCTTCGAAAGTGCTGCTAGCTACAGTAAAAGGCGATGTTCATGATATAGGAAAGAATATTGTGGGGGTGGTGCTGGCCTGTAACAACTATGATATAGTAGACATGGGAGTGATGGTACCCGCAGATAAGATTCTGGACAAAGCGATTGAAGAGAATGTTGATGCCATTGGTCTTAGTGGATTAATCACTCCATCACTAGATGAAATGGTGACTGTGGCTAAAGAAATGGAGCGCAGAAATATGAAACTCCCATTGATGATTGGAGGAGCGACCACGTCAAGGATTCATACTGCCGTAAAGATTGATCCGGTTTACTCGGGTTCAGTTGTCCATGTGCTCGATGCCTCTAAGAGTGTTCCTGTAGCAGGAGAGCTAATCAGTGAAGAAACCTATGATCAGTTTCATGGCAAGACTAAAGAAGAGTATGCCAAACTCCGTGAGGATCATGCTAATCGAAAGCAGGTGAAGAACTACATCCCATTTACCGATGCTCAGGAGAATAAAGTCAAAGTAGATTGGGGTGCCAAAGAGTTTGTAAAACCCAAACAATTGGGTAATCAAGTCTTTAAGGATTATTCAATTGAAGAAATTCGCAAGTACATAGATTGGACACCTTTCTTCAATACCTGGATGTTGAAAGGAAAGTACCCAGCAATCTTCGATAATGAAGTCATCGGTGAAGAGGCTAAGAAACTTTTTGAAGATGCACAGATAGTTTTAGATCAGATTATTGAGAATGATCTCTTGTATGCAAATGCTGTAGTTGGATTATATCCTGCCAATTCAATTGGGGATGATATCGAAGTGTATACCAATGATAGTAGAGAAGAAGTACTGACAACCTTTCATATGCTCCGTCAGCAGGGTAAAAAGGGAGCTGGCCTTCCTAATTTATCCCTAGCTGATTTCGTAGCTCCAAAGGAAACAGGCAATAAAGACTATATAGGCGGATTTGCCGTGACTGCAGGCATCGGTATCGAGTCTTTGATTGAAAAGTATGAAAAGGATCATGACGACTATAATTCAATCATGATTAAGGCAGTAGCCGATCGGTTAGCTGAGGCCTTTGCAGAGTTAATGCACGAAAAAGTGAGGAAGGAATTGTGGGCCTATGCTGAGAACGAGTCACTTGATAATGAAACACTTATCAAAGAACGCTACCAGGGCATCAGACCGGCACCAGGCTATCCTGCATGTCCGGATCATACTGAAAAGGAACTACTGTTCAACCTGCTAGAAGCTGAAAAGCATACAGGCATCAGTTTGACAGAATCTTTTGCTATGTACCCGGCTTCTTCGGTTTCTGGATTTTATTTCATGCATGAAGAAGCCAAATACTTCGGCTTAGGTAAAATTGAAAAAGATCAGGTGGAAGATTACGCCAGTAGAAAGGGCTTCTCTCTAGCGAAAGCTGAAAAATGGTTAGCCCCAAACCTGAGTTATGATATTTAG
- a CDS encoding four helix bundle protein: MAKVTKFEDLKCWQLARKLTCEIFRMSREGELAKDFDTKSQFKRAGLSIMNNIAEGFGRYSNKDFLKFLDYSVASCLEVKSMSYVLLDVEYFSRDRIENLQSQTEETKATILALIKYLRNK; encoded by the coding sequence ATGGCAAAAGTGACAAAGTTCGAAGATTTAAAGTGTTGGCAATTAGCTAGAAAGCTTACTTGTGAAATCTTCAGAATGAGCAGAGAGGGCGAATTAGCCAAAGACTTTGATACTAAATCTCAATTTAAAAGAGCTGGATTATCAATTATGAATAACATAGCAGAAGGGTTTGGCCGATACTCAAATAAGGACTTTCTGAAGTTTTTGGACTATTCTGTGGCTTCATGTCTCGAAGTTAAAAGTATGAGTTATGTACTCTTAGATGTTGAGTATTTCTCACGAGACAGAATAGAAAATCTTCAAAGTCAAACAGAGGAAACAAAGGCGACTATCTTGGCTTTAATAAAATATTTAAGAAATAAATGA
- the metF gene encoding methylenetetrahydrofolate reductase [NAD(P)H] — translation MKVTEHIKNAKGKTLFSFEILPPQKGESVQSIFNAIDPLMEFKPPFIDVTYHREEYIYKKRENGLLEKVSTRKRPGTVGICAAIINKYGVDAVPHIICGGFSKEETENALIDLDFLGIDNVLVLRGDAIKSEGRFEADPNGHSYASDLLQQVLDLNDGAYLHEEVKRNKTDFCIGIAGYPEKHFEAPSLKSDLKYLKMKVEMGAEYIVTQMFFDNQKYFDFVEKCRANDIHVPIIPGLKPITTLKQMNVLPSIFHVDLPDDLVDALEDCKDNTAAREVGVEWAIEQSRELKEAGVPCLHYYTMSKSLVTKKIAEALF, via the coding sequence ATGAAAGTCACCGAACATATAAAAAACGCAAAGGGAAAGACACTCTTCAGTTTCGAAATACTTCCCCCTCAGAAGGGAGAAAGTGTACAGAGTATATTTAATGCTATTGATCCTTTAATGGAGTTTAAACCCCCTTTTATTGATGTGACTTACCATCGTGAGGAATACATCTATAAAAAGCGAGAGAACGGCCTGTTGGAAAAGGTCTCTACTAGAAAGCGCCCTGGTACGGTTGGTATTTGTGCTGCTATTATCAACAAATATGGAGTTGATGCCGTGCCTCATATCATATGTGGAGGGTTCAGCAAAGAAGAAACGGAAAATGCCCTCATCGATCTGGATTTCTTGGGTATTGACAATGTTTTGGTGCTGAGAGGAGACGCGATTAAGTCCGAAGGTCGTTTTGAGGCCGACCCAAATGGACATTCATATGCCAGTGACCTCTTACAACAAGTTCTAGACTTAAACGATGGCGCCTATCTGCATGAAGAAGTGAAGCGTAACAAAACGGATTTTTGCATAGGTATTGCCGGATATCCAGAAAAACACTTTGAAGCCCCAAGCCTCAAGTCCGATTTAAAATACCTAAAAATGAAGGTTGAAATGGGTGCAGAGTATATTGTTACTCAAATGTTCTTCGATAATCAGAAGTATTTTGATTTTGTCGAGAAGTGTAGAGCCAATGATATCCACGTGCCGATAATTCCTGGCCTGAAGCCAATCACTACTCTCAAGCAAATGAACGTATTGCCAAGTATATTTCATGTGGACTTACCCGATGATTTGGTGGATGCACTTGAAGACTGCAAGGACAATACCGCGGCAAGAGAAGTGGGAGTAGAGTGGGCTATCGAGCAGTCTAGAGAGTTAAAAGAGGCAGGAGTGCCGTGCTTACACTACTACACCATGAGTAAGTCACTGGTGACTAAAAAGATTGCTGAGGCCTTATTTTGA
- a CDS encoding ClbS/DfsB family four-helix bundle protein: MARPKTKTELLELAEKNYERLINFISDLPEDKLNKEFPTGFLNRNIRDVIAHLYHWHTMVQSWVEVGMAGDKPDIPAKGYTWKTCPELNRSIQAKYSKTPLDEAKDLFSKSHKEMIQTIEAYSNEELFEKKRYKWTGTTSMGSYLTSCTSSHYDWAYKLIKKCLKTSK, translated from the coding sequence ATGGCACGACCGAAGACTAAAACAGAGCTCTTAGAGCTCGCTGAAAAAAACTATGAGAGACTGATCAATTTCATATCTGATCTACCTGAAGACAAATTAAATAAAGAGTTTCCAACTGGTTTTCTAAATCGAAATATCAGGGATGTGATCGCTCATTTATATCATTGGCATACCATGGTTCAAAGCTGGGTTGAGGTGGGTATGGCAGGTGACAAACCAGATATTCCTGCTAAAGGATATACTTGGAAGACTTGCCCTGAACTCAATAGATCAATTCAGGCAAAATATTCAAAAACACCCCTGGATGAAGCCAAGGATCTATTTAGCAAAAGTCATAAAGAAATGATCCAAACGATCGAGGCATACAGTAACGAGGAACTCTTCGAGAAAAAAAGATACAAATGGACCGGTACCACCTCGATGGGCTCCTATCTAACATCCTGTACTTCAAGCCACTATGACTGGGCGTATAAATTGATTAAAAAATGTCTTAAGACATCAAAATAA
- a CDS encoding dienelactone hydrolase family protein — translation MIKKIHILTFGLAIIAVIVSNCSGEKKSSESINDSHVPNIVGEEVSYATDSTNLKGYLVLDENQSGKRPGILVVHEWWGHTPYMRKRAEMLAELGYVAIAVDMYGDGKVAEHPGDAQKFMSQTFANMDEAKARFEKAIEVLQNHPDVDPDKIGAIGYCFGGSVILSMANAGYDLDAVAAFHAGVRLPIPPSEDLTARVFVANGADDPFVPAQTVVDYKAAMDAVNASYEYMSYEGALHGFTNPDADTLGAQFNMPLKYQKAADEDSWGRMKSLFEEVFK, via the coding sequence ATGATAAAGAAAATCCATATACTCACTTTTGGTCTAGCGATCATTGCTGTAATTGTTTCTAACTGCTCAGGTGAAAAGAAGTCCTCAGAGTCGATCAATGATAGTCATGTACCTAACATTGTTGGCGAGGAGGTTTCCTACGCAACAGATTCCACTAACCTTAAAGGATACCTCGTTTTGGATGAAAATCAGTCTGGAAAAAGACCTGGTATTCTAGTGGTTCATGAATGGTGGGGCCACACGCCTTATATGAGAAAGAGAGCTGAAATGCTTGCCGAATTGGGCTATGTGGCCATAGCAGTAGATATGTATGGTGACGGTAAAGTGGCTGAACATCCTGGGGATGCGCAAAAGTTTATGAGTCAGACATTTGCTAATATGGATGAAGCAAAAGCCAGATTTGAAAAGGCGATTGAAGTTCTGCAGAACCATCCAGATGTTGATCCAGATAAGATAGGAGCAATAGGTTATTGCTTTGGAGGTAGTGTTATTCTGAGCATGGCCAATGCCGGATATGATCTAGATGCAGTAGCTGCATTTCACGCTGGTGTACGATTGCCAATTCCTCCATCAGAAGATTTAACAGCGCGTGTCTTTGTCGCTAATGGTGCTGATGATCCTTTCGTTCCAGCACAGACTGTGGTGGATTATAAAGCTGCTATGGATGCAGTAAATGCCAGTTACGAGTACATGTCTTATGAAGGAGCCCTTCACGGTTTTACGAATCCTGATGCCGATACATTGGGTGCTCAATTCAATATGCCGCTGAAATATCAGAAAGCAGCAGATGAAGATTCCTGGGGAAGAATGAAATCTCTTTTTGAAGAAGTATTCAAGTAA
- a CDS encoding DEAD/DEAH box helicase: MTFKSLGLSTSLLHAIDKVGYNTPSPIQEKAIPVILERKDVLASAQTGTGKTAGFVLPILQILSEEKQPKRRPVRSLILTPTRELAAQIQENVIAYSEFLHLNSTVIFGGIKQGAQVRELRNGVDILVATPGRLLDLHQQGLVSLAHVEVFVLDEADRMLDMGFLRDIKKIMSLIPERRQNLLFSATFSKEIKQLAGSFMMDPVTVEATPENTAVEVIVQKIYRLDRADKAEFLIRMISEGEWRQVLVFSKTKHGANRLSKKLDKRGITSAAIHGDKSQGARTNALAGFKKGDVRVLVATDIAARGLDIPLLPHVINFDLPKVAEDYVHRIGRTGRAGASGEAISLVSNDDLPLVRGIEKLLGERIPSEIPEGYKVTDQPAEPKAKKEPLTRKKKESGQNKPNDSRHKRKKPFNGANTKPRRKKRR, encoded by the coding sequence ATGACATTTAAATCTCTAGGTCTATCGACCTCATTGCTTCATGCAATTGACAAAGTAGGATACAATACGCCTTCTCCTATTCAAGAAAAGGCAATTCCCGTCATACTAGAAAGAAAAGATGTTTTGGCCTCAGCGCAAACCGGGACGGGTAAGACCGCTGGTTTCGTATTGCCAATTCTTCAAATTCTTTCAGAAGAAAAGCAGCCAAAGAGAAGGCCAGTACGTTCACTGATTCTGACGCCTACAAGGGAGTTAGCGGCCCAAATTCAAGAAAATGTTATCGCGTATAGTGAGTTTCTACATTTAAATTCTACAGTGATTTTCGGTGGGATTAAACAAGGGGCTCAAGTAAGAGAGCTTAGAAATGGAGTTGACATTTTGGTGGCTACCCCCGGAAGGTTATTGGATTTACATCAACAAGGGCTCGTTTCTTTGGCTCATGTTGAGGTTTTTGTCTTGGATGAGGCAGATAGAATGTTGGATATGGGCTTTCTCAGGGATATCAAAAAAATCATGTCATTGATTCCTGAAAGGAGGCAAAACCTATTATTCTCAGCCACTTTTTCAAAAGAAATCAAGCAGTTGGCAGGCTCATTCATGATGGATCCTGTGACGGTAGAAGCAACTCCCGAAAATACTGCTGTAGAAGTCATTGTTCAGAAGATTTATCGACTAGATAGGGCCGATAAGGCAGAGTTTCTGATCAGAATGATTTCAGAAGGAGAATGGCGACAAGTATTGGTCTTCTCCAAAACGAAACATGGAGCTAATCGATTAAGCAAAAAACTAGATAAACGGGGGATCACTTCGGCTGCTATTCATGGCGATAAGAGTCAAGGAGCGAGAACAAATGCCTTAGCGGGGTTTAAGAAGGGAGATGTTAGAGTATTAGTAGCTACTGACATTGCCGCCCGGGGACTTGATATACCCTTATTGCCCCATGTTATCAATTTCGATTTACCAAAGGTAGCTGAAGACTATGTGCATAGAATCGGAAGGACTGGTAGAGCAGGAGCCAGTGGTGAGGCAATCTCTTTGGTGTCAAATGATGACTTGCCTTTAGTAAGAGGGATAGAAAAGTTGTTGGGGGAAAGAATTCCTTCGGAAATTCCTGAAGGCTACAAAGTCACTGACCAACCTGCGGAGCCTAAAGCCAAGAAGGAGCCTTTGACCAGGAAGAAGAAAGAATCTGGTCAGAACAAACCTAACGATTCTCGACATAAGAGAAAGAAGCCTTTCAACGGAGCTAACACTAAGCCCAGGCGAAAGAAAAGAAGGTAA